Sequence from the Sander lucioperca isolate FBNREF2018 chromosome 16, SLUC_FBN_1.2, whole genome shotgun sequence genome:
aacagttaacacacaggataaaactgaagctcaatggccaaaatgactcattttgttagcaaaatgctgtaacactcacaaaacattaaaagcatgcaacataagcaaatatttccatcaaacacctcaacttgtggtcaaattaattcattctttcaatcaatcattacacaatggacaacaaaatacaaaatacagccatcaatatgaaatatgacactttacaaactcaaatggatactgaaaaaaaaaaaaaaaaaaaaagctaccaaaggaaacacctttaaaaaaaaaaaaaagaaaagatatttTATCTTTCACATTTAGTCCATTCGTTCTTGACGATTATGCCACAGGTTCTCATCAACATCGCATTGAATGTTTTCCCTTGCAATGCACCGAGGGAAATACCTCCTTGCGTGGCGCATCCATCCCTGGCAGTCCTCTGCACctattgccaggcaaccagcattcATTGCCTCCAGGAGGGGCATCTGCTCATATGGCCGGTGATCATACACCTTCCACCTCCAAGCAGAGAAGAACTCCTCGATTGGGTTCAGAAAAGGGGAGTATGCAGGAAGGAAGTGCATCATAATACGAGGCTGTGCTGCAAACCATTCGTTCACAAGGCGAGAGTGATGGAAAGCCACATTGTCCCAAATTATGACATACAGAGTCATGCCAGGCCTCAACAGCCCTCTCTCTT
This genomic interval carries:
- the LOC118493352 gene encoding uncharacterized protein LOC118493352, which translates into the protein MKQLYRVPFQRNSDIVKEARFQYVQRIMELEAEGAHHKFIFVDEAGFNLCKVRRCGRNIIGQRATVTVPGQRGANITMCAAISNDGVLCHIPTIGPYNTERLITFLDSLKEILIPPEERGLLRPGMTLYVIIWDNVAFHHSRLVNEWFAAQPRIMMHFLPAYSPFLNPIEEFFSAWRWKVYDHRPYEQMPLLEAMNAGCLAIGAEDCQGWMRHARRYFPRCIARENIQCDVDENLWHNRQERMD